The following coding sequences are from one Shewanella eurypsychrophilus window:
- a CDS encoding ion channel: MNEKIPTCCYHEDEGHSCSEPAEPSGLCYWHDPKIIKDKPEDIANLEQFARNGGMLRGVSLKRAKLQGIDLVRHHQKTGFDMTNAELYRADLQEAHLFNLNLKNASLMKADLRDSNVHCANLVGTNLLGIKWNGAKIENVSIGKKIKQEKLALEAVKLGEREIAKDYFEQAEEIYRDLRKAAEREGLFAMSGEYIRKELTMRRHQMPKHSFKRYVSKTIDLFCGYGEAPMRVIGFSMALILVCAILYLFTGLSYDSNIHVFKVENDFTTNLFLFFNCIYYSVVTFTTLGYGDFTPIGFSRAIAAIEAFTGSFTIALFVVVFVKKMTR, translated from the coding sequence ATGAATGAAAAAATACCCACATGTTGCTACCACGAAGATGAAGGCCATTCTTGCTCAGAGCCTGCAGAACCTTCAGGCTTATGCTACTGGCATGACCCAAAAATCATCAAAGATAAGCCTGAAGATATAGCCAATTTAGAGCAGTTCGCTAGAAATGGAGGCATGCTTAGAGGGGTCTCTCTCAAGCGGGCAAAATTGCAGGGTATTGATCTCGTTCGCCACCATCAGAAAACGGGTTTCGACATGACCAATGCCGAGCTATATCGAGCCGATCTACAAGAAGCCCACCTTTTTAATCTCAACCTTAAAAATGCGAGTTTAATGAAGGCAGATCTCAGAGACTCAAATGTCCACTGTGCCAACCTCGTAGGCACCAACCTACTGGGTATAAAGTGGAACGGCGCTAAGATAGAAAACGTCTCCATCGGCAAAAAAATTAAACAAGAGAAACTGGCACTAGAGGCAGTTAAACTTGGAGAGCGCGAGATTGCCAAAGATTACTTTGAACAAGCAGAGGAGATCTATCGAGACTTAAGAAAAGCGGCTGAGCGTGAAGGTCTATTTGCCATGTCAGGTGAATATATCCGTAAGGAACTCACCATGCGCCGCCATCAGATGCCAAAGCATAGCTTTAAGCGCTATGTATCTAAGACTATTGATCTATTCTGTGGCTACGGAGAAGCCCCAATGCGGGTAATAGGTTTTTCCATGGCACTCATTCTTGTCTGTGCCATCCTTTATCTTTTTACTGGATTGAGCTACGACAGCAACATACATGTGTTCAAGGTAGAAAATGACTTTACGACTAATCTATTTCTATTTTTCAACTGCATTTACTACTCAGTGGTCACTTTTACCACTCTTGGATATGGTGACTTCACCCCCATAGGATTCTCCAGAGCCATAGCCGCAATAGAAGCCTTCACAGGTAGTTTTACTATCGCGCTTTTCGTGGTGGTTTTTGTGAAGAAGATG